From the Ctenopharyngodon idella isolate HZGC_01 chromosome 3, HZGC01, whole genome shotgun sequence genome, one window contains:
- the kat8 gene encoding histone acetyltransferase KAT8 codes for MSGVAMSMSSNRHPNMNNSYDNCGSEERMDVEIDAGHAGTDRGSLETGTRATCSSNGSGGEEDEAEAADRDREATGSSTPHSGDGVSHSGGREQEVSVEIGETYLCQRADKTWHSAEVIQSRLNEQEGREEFYVHYVGFNRRLDEWVGKARLALTKTVKDAVRKSVEEGGGGELVDQPERKITRNQKRKHDEINHVQKTYAEMDPTTAALEKEHEAITKVKYVDKIQIGNFEIDAWYFSPFPEDYGKQPKLWICEYCLKYMKYEKTFRYHLSQCQWRQPPGKEIYRRNNISVYEVDGKDHKIYCQNLCLLAKLFLDHKTLYFDVEPFIFYILTEVNKQGAHIVGYFSKEKESPDGNNVACILTLPPYQRRGYGKFLIAFSYELSKLESTVGSPEKPLSDLGKLSYRSYWSWVLLEILRDFRGTLSIKDLSQMTSITQSDIISTLQSLNMVKYWKGQHVICVTPKLVEEHLKSAQYKKPPITVDTHCLKWAPPKHKQAKFSKK; via the exons ATGTCTGGCGTAGCAATGTCAATGTCCAGCAATCGTCACCCAAACATGAACAATTCATATGATAACTGCGGTTCAGAAGAGCGAATGGACGTTGAAATAGACGCTGGCCACGCTGGAACCGACCGAGGAAGTTTAGAGACGGGAACACGAGCAACGTGTTCATCAAACGGCAGCGGCGGGGAAGAGGATGAGGCGGAGGCCGCGGATCGAGACCGAGAAGCCACGGGCTCGAGTACTCCGCACTCCGGGGATGGAGTGTCGCACAGCGGCGGCAGAGAGCAAGAGGTGTCGGTGGAAATCGGGGAGACTTATCTTTGTCAGCGTGCGGACAAAACATGGC ATTCAGCAGAGGTTATTCAGTCCAGGCTAAATGAGCAGGAGGGCAGAGAAGAGTTTTATGTCCACTATGTTGGAT TCAACAGACGTTTAGATGAGTGGGTTGGAAAGGCTCGTTTAGCCCTGACAAAGACTGTGAAAGATGCAGTAAGAAAAAGCGTGGAGGAAGGTGGTGGGGGTGAGCTTGTGGACCAGCCAGAGAGGAAAATCACCCGAAACCAGAAGCGTAAACATGACGAGATCAACCACGTTCAGAAG ACATATGCTGAGATGGACCCCACTACGGCTGCCCTGGAGAAAGAGCATGAGGCG ATCACAAAAGTAAAATATGTGGACAAGATCCAGATTGGGAACTTTGAGATTGATGCATGGTACTTTTCTCCATTCCCTGAGGACTATGGAAAACAGCCTAAACTTTGGATCTGTGAATACTGCCTGAAGTATATGAAGTATGAGAAGACATTCAGATACCACCTG TCACAGTGTCAGTGGCGTCAGCCTCCAGGCAAAGAGATTTATCGCAGAAACAATATCTCAGTATACGAAGTTGATGGGAAGGACCATAAG ATCTACTGTCAGAATCTGTGTCTCCTggcaaagctgtttttggaTCATAAAACACTTTACTTTGACGTGGAGCCGTTCATCTTCTACATCCTCACTGAAGTCAACAAACAGGGAGCACATATTGTGGGTTACTTCTCTAAG GAGAAAGAGTCTCCAGATGGGAACAATGTGGCTTGTATTCTCACTCTTCCTCCATACCAGCGAAGAGGATATGGAAAATTTCTAATTGCATTTA GTTATGAGCTTTCTAAGCTGGAGAGTACGGTGGGGTCTCCAGAGAAACCTCTGTCAGACTTGGGGAAGTTGAGTTATAGGAGTTACTGGTCGTGGGTACTACTAGAGATTCTGCGAGACTTCAGAGGGACTCTGTCCATCAAAGACCTCAG TCAGATGACAAGTATCACTCAGAGTGACATCATCAGCACGCTACAGTCTCTAAACATGGTCAAGTACTGGAAAGGTCAACATGTTATCTGTGTCACACCCAAACTTGTAGAGGAACATCTCAAAAGTGCCCAGTACAAGAAACCCCCAATAACAG TGGACACACATTGTTTGAAATGGGCACCTCCTAAACACAAGCAGGCCAAGTTCTCTAAAAAATGA
- the fus gene encoding RNA-binding protein FUS isoform X1, producing the protein MASNDYAQTSSHGYGGYGGQSNQSYSQPPGQNYSQQSLGGYSQNSESSSAPYNQSGYGSNYGQSQSGGYGSQPPSQGYNQSSQSYSSGGYNNSSQPPPAQSGGYNQPSSYSGYNQHQSSTSSASGNYGSSSQSSGYGQQQQQQGGGGYGGNGGQSGGYGSSGGQSSGYGSSGGQHQSSQHGGGPYNQSPNYSSPPPQNYGQQNQYGQGGYNQDSPPLSGGGGGGGRAYGGQDGGYSQDGRGGRGRGGGGGFGGRGAGGFDRGGRGGPRGRGGMGMGDRGGFNKFGGPRDHGAGGPNMQEPDNSDNNTIFVQGLGDNYTVDSVADFFKQIGIIKINKKTGLPMINLYTDRETGKLKGEATVSFDDPPSAKAAIDWFDGKDFNGNPIKVSFATRRAEFGRGGGGGGMRGGRGRGGPMGRGGFGGGRGGGGFPGNNGGGGSGGGGSSGGQQRAGDWKCSNPTCGNLNFSWRNECNQCKAPKPEGSGGGMSPVGGGFGGDRGRGGFDRGGFRGRGGDRGGFRGGRGGDRGGFGPGKMDSRGDHRHDRRDRPY; encoded by the exons ATGGCGTCAAATG ATTATGCTCAAACCTCAAGCCATGG TTATGGTGGTTATGGAGGACAGTCCAACCAGAGTTACAGTCAACCCCCTGGCCAAAACTACAGCCAGCAGAGCTTAGGAGGATACAGCCAAAACTCAGAGAGCAGCTCTGCTCCTTATAATCAGAGTGGATATGGCTCCAATTATGGACAGTCCCAGTCAG gaggaTATGGGTCTCAGCCCCCCTCTCAGGGCTATAATCAGTCCAGTCAGTCATACAGCTCTGGAGGCTACAATAACAGCAGCCAGCCTCCACCAGCTCAAAGTGGAGGCTACAACCAGCCGTCTTCGTACTCAGGCTATAACCAGCATCAGTCTTCTACTTCATCTGCCTCTGG TAACTATGGCAGCAGCTCCCAGTCTTCTGGCTACGgtcagcagcaacagcagcagggTGGGGGTGGTTACGGTGGTAATGGGGGTCAGTCTGGAGGATATGGGAGCAGTGGAGGACAGAGCAGTGGATACGGGAGTAGCGGGGGCCAACACCAGTCCTCTCAGCATGGAGGAGGGCCTTACAACCAATCTCCCAACTACAGCTCACCTCCGCCTCAAAACTATGGGCAACAAAATCAGTACGGACAGGGAG GTTACAACCAGGATTCCCCACCACTGAGCGGTggtggtggaggaggaggaagagccTATGGTGGTCAGGATGGTGGATATAGCCAGGATGGAAGAGGTGGACGTGGCCGCGGAGGTGGAGGTGGCTTTGGAGGTCGAGGAGCGGGTGGGTTTGACAGAGGTGGTCGTGGAGGACCTCGTGGCAGAGGAGGAATGGG AATGGGCGATCGTGGAGGATTCAATAAGTTTGGTG GGCCCAGGGATCATGGAGCTGGTGGGCCCAATA tgcaggagCCGGATAACTCTGACAACAACACCATCTTTGTGCAAGGTCTTGGAGACAACTATACTGTGGACTCAGTTGCAGACTTCTTCAAACAGATCGGCATTATCAAG ATCAATAAGAAGACAGGATTGCCCATGATAAATCTTtatacagacagagagacagggAAGCTTAAAGGGGAGGCTACTGTTTCCTTTGATGACCCCCCTTCAGCAAAAGCAGCCATCGATTGGTTTGATG GTAAAGATTTTAATGGAAATCCAATCAAGGTGTCCTTCGCCACTCGCAGAGCTGAATTTGGACGCGGCGGTGGTGGCGGCGGCATGAGAGGTGGTCGTGGTCGAGGAG GGCCAATGGGCCGTGGGGGATTTGGAGGAGGCAGAGGTGGTGGTGGCTTCCCAGGCAACAATGGCGGTGGTGGCAGTGGTGGTGGTGGTAGCAGTGGTGGCCAGCAAAGAGCAGGAGATTGGAAATGTTCAAATCC AACATGCGGTAATTTGAACTTCTCATGGCGAAATGAGTGCAATCAGTGCAAGGCTCCCAAACCGGAAGGAAGTGGAGGAGGAATGTCACCGGTAGGAG GTGGTTTTGGTGGAGACCGGGGCAGAGGCGGTTTCGATCGAGGTGGTTTCCGTGGTCGTGGTGGTGATCGAGGGGGCTTCAGGGGAGGGAGGGGAGGTGACCGGGGAGGATTCGGACCCGGCAAGATGGACTCAAG gGGGGATCACAGGCATGACCGCAGAGACCGGCCTTACTAA
- the si:dkey-16l2.17 gene encoding serine protease 33, whose translation MTDTCLQLLLVLMVTGPSMCVAQVCSRPPLGKRIVGGVEASAGAWPWQVDIQMGANGHVCGGSIIAKNWVLSAAHCFPNPSEVSSYRLYMGRHLLNGYNQFEMVSQVQRVVVPEGYSSPQEGRDVALVQLRSPVTWSDRIQPVCLPFAGFQFNSGTLCYVTGWGHTQEGVSLTGLGALREVQVPIINQSSCQSMYQILSSDLITVDVLSDMICAGYMEGGKDSCQGDSGGPLVCPVGNGTWIQAGVVSFGLGCAQKNRPGIYSRVSSFASLIRTTVPEAQFFGHAWRSESQTPLVLGLSIVLVLFC comes from the exons ATGACTGATACATGCCTGCAGCTGCTCCTTGTCTTGATGGTAACAG GTCCGTCAATGTGTGTGGCACAAG TGTGCAGCAGGCCTCCGCTAGGGAAACGCATTGTGGGAGGAGTTGAAGCATCAGCAGGGGCGTGGCCATGGCAAGTGGACATTCAGATGGGAGCCAATGGCCATGTTTGTGGTGGATCCATAATTGCAAAAAATTGGGTCCTCTCTGCTGCACACTGCTTTCCTAA CCCCTCAGAAGTGTCTTCATACCGCCTGTACATGGGACGCCATCTGCTTAATGGCTATAACCAGTTTGAGATGGTCAGTCAGGTGCAGCGAGTGGTTGTTCCAGAAGGATACTCAAGCCCTCAGGAGGGCAGAGATGTAGCCTTAGTGCAGCTGCGCTCTCCGGTCACGTGGTCAGACAGGATTCAGCCTGTGTGTCTACCATTTGCTGGCTTCCAGTTCAACAGTGGAACCTTATGCTACGTTACGGGCTGGGGACACACTCAAGAGGGCG TCTCCCTCACTGGACTTGGGGCGCTACGGGAAGTGCAAGTGCCCATTATCAACCAGTCTTCCTGCCAATCAATGTATCAGATTTTGTCATCTGATTTAATAACAGTTGACGTCCTATCAGACATGATCTGTGCTGGATATATGGAGGGAGGCAAGGATTCCTGTCAG GGGGACTCTGGAGGGCCTCTGGTTTGTCCTGTTGGCAATGGGACGTGGATTCAGGCAGGAGTTGTGAGTTTTGGACTTGGGTGTGCTCAGAAGAACCGGCCAGGTATCTACTCCAGAGTCTCAAGCTTTGCGAGCCTCATCCGCACCACAGTTCCAGAAGCTCAATTTTTTGGTCATGCTTGGAGGAGTGAAAGTCAAACACCTCTGGTTCTAGGCCTCTCTATTGTGTTAGTACTCTTTTGTTAA
- the rnf25 gene encoding E3 ubiquitin-protein ligase RNF25, with protein sequence MSRWSGDVTANMAAESDVLSEIEVLQSIYLDELSVTQKDEGGWAVSLVLYPSTAEDCLSQFVRLTLTMDLNSQYPYSSPCISIHNPRGLSDDKLLSLQSSLQKEAESCMGTPVLYQLIERAKEILTESNIPHGNCVICLYGFKEGEVFTKTSCYHYFHSHCLGRYITHSEMELQDRERELEEDKTRDQTEKEELAVVCPVCREPLTYDLDALLSSPAPIFTQQEDVVIGGEFKAKWAALQKILERQKEKGGVIDPEVESNRFLIHINEAQANLSDAPGTDASGAESCQSLPSSFPDSAGATQASQSHHTMGQSQRPCTHERRQQGDFKRGHRGRGGRRGGLGRHAMPSPGVERLGGLMQSSDKINCVNSDPPNTTSEVESTAQGQVYELSDNIAQLRQPLTNEEEKSISQDKATSKSNCGQDESKQKVCISKDVTQTILQDGHPEREHVSRGWKRGSRGSGRHYGHWQDRNFKGPGYWDNSGSVGHRGGGHRAREGGAGHHHRGGGAHRGGGRGLHQRVEKEFRKEGVL encoded by the exons ATGTCGCGGTGGAGTGGTGACGTCACCGCCAACATGGCTGCCGAGAGCGA TGTCCTGTCTGAAATTGAAGTGCTGCAGTCCATCTACTTGGATGAGCTCAGTGTTACTCAGAAAGATGAGGG AGGGTGGGCAGTCAGTTTGGTACTCTATCCCTCCACTGCGGAGGACTGTCTCTCTCAGTTCGTCCGTCTTACACTGACAATGGATCTGAACTCTCAG TATCCATATTCATCCCCTTGCATCTCTATTCACAATCCACGTGGACTCTCGGATGATAAACTGCTCAG TTTACAGAGCAGTTTGCAGAAGGAGGCAGAGTCATGTATGGGGACGCCTGTACTATATCAGCTCATAGAG AGAGCTAAAGAGATACTGACTGAGAGCAATATTCCCCATGGAAACTGTGTCATCTGTCTGTACGGCTTTAAG GAGGGGGAAGTGTTCACTAAGACCAGCTGCTATCACTATTTCCACTCGCACTGCCTTGGCCGCTACATCACTCACTCTGAGATGGAGCTGCAGGACCGTGAGAGGGAGCTGGAGGAGGATAAAACCAGAGACCAGACTGAAAAAGAG GAGTTGGCTGTTGTTTGCCCTGTGTGTCGAGAGCCTCTGACCTACGATTTGGATGCCCTCCTTTCCTCCCCTGCTCCAATTTTCACACAG CAGGAGGATGTGGTCATTGGTGGAGAATTTAAAGCGAAATGGGCAGCGCTCCAGAAGATTCTGGAACGGCAGAAGGAAAAGGGTGGAGTTATTGACCCAGAAGTAGAGTCTAATAGGTTCCTTATTCACATTAATGAG GCTCAAGCTAATCTTTCTGACGCTCCCGGTACGGATGCCTCTGGTGCCGAATCTTGTCAGTCACTCCCTTCCTCATTCCCAGATTCCGCCGGTGCAACCCAAGCCTCTCAAAGTCATCACACTATGGGCCAATCACAGCGTCCGTGCACTCATGAGAGAAGGCAACAAGGTGACTTCAAGAGAGGTCATAGAGGAAGAGGAGGCAGAAGAGGTGGATTAGGACGTCATGCGATGCCTTCACCTGGGGTGGAACGGTTGGGAGGGCTAATGCAGTCTTCTGATAAGATTAATTGTGTCAACTCAGACCCTCCAAACACTACATCAGAGGTAGAAAGCACAGCACAAGGACAGGTATATGAACTCAGTGATAATATAGCACAGCTCAGGCAGCCTTTGACcaatgaagaagaaaaatctATTTCTCAAGACAAGGCTACTTCAAAATCCAACTGTGGACAAGATGAGAGCAAACAAAAAGTGTGTATTTCAAAAGATGTGACTCAGACAATCTTACAGGATGGACACCCAGAAAGGGAACATGTGAGTAGAGGATGGAAGCGTGGTAGTCGTGGCTCTGGACGACATTATGGACACTGGCAGGACAGGAACTTTAAGGGACCCGGTTACTGGGATAATTCTGGGAGCGTCGGTCACCGTGGAGGTGGACATAGAGCCAGAGAGGGAGGGGCTGGGCATCATCACAGAGGGGGTGGAGCTCATAGAGGTGGTGGGAGGGGTTTGCATCAGAGAGTGGAAAAAGAATTTAGGAAAGAGGGAGTGCTCTGA
- the fus gene encoding RNA-binding protein FUS isoform X2, translated as MASNDYAQTSSHGYGGYGGQSNQSYSQPPGQNYSQQSLGGYSQNSESSSAPYNQSGYGSNYGQSQSGGYGSQPPSQGYNQSSQSYSSGGYNNSSQPPPAQSGGYNQPSSYSGYNQHQSSTSSASGNYGSSSQSSGYGQQQQQQGGGGYGGNGGQSGGYGSSGGQSSGYGSSGGQHQSSQHGGGPYNQSPNYSSPPPQNYGQQNQYGQGGYNQDSPPLSGGGGGGGRAYGGQDGGYSQDGRGGRGRGGGGGFGGRGAGGFDRGGRGGPRGRGGMGMGDRGGFNKFGGPRDHGAGGPNMQEPDNSDNNTIFVQGLGDNYTVDSVADFFKQIGIIKINKKTGLPMINLYTDRETGKLKGEATVSFDDPPSAKAAIDWFDGKDFNGNPIKVSFATRRAEFGRGGGGGGMRGPMGRGGFGGGRGGGGFPGNNGGGGSGGGGSSGGQQRAGDWKCSNPTCGNLNFSWRNECNQCKAPKPEGSGGGMSPVGGGFGGDRGRGGFDRGGFRGRGGDRGGFRGGRGGDRGGFGPGKMDSRGDHRHDRRDRPY; from the exons ATGGCGTCAAATG ATTATGCTCAAACCTCAAGCCATGG TTATGGTGGTTATGGAGGACAGTCCAACCAGAGTTACAGTCAACCCCCTGGCCAAAACTACAGCCAGCAGAGCTTAGGAGGATACAGCCAAAACTCAGAGAGCAGCTCTGCTCCTTATAATCAGAGTGGATATGGCTCCAATTATGGACAGTCCCAGTCAG gaggaTATGGGTCTCAGCCCCCCTCTCAGGGCTATAATCAGTCCAGTCAGTCATACAGCTCTGGAGGCTACAATAACAGCAGCCAGCCTCCACCAGCTCAAAGTGGAGGCTACAACCAGCCGTCTTCGTACTCAGGCTATAACCAGCATCAGTCTTCTACTTCATCTGCCTCTGG TAACTATGGCAGCAGCTCCCAGTCTTCTGGCTACGgtcagcagcaacagcagcagggTGGGGGTGGTTACGGTGGTAATGGGGGTCAGTCTGGAGGATATGGGAGCAGTGGAGGACAGAGCAGTGGATACGGGAGTAGCGGGGGCCAACACCAGTCCTCTCAGCATGGAGGAGGGCCTTACAACCAATCTCCCAACTACAGCTCACCTCCGCCTCAAAACTATGGGCAACAAAATCAGTACGGACAGGGAG GTTACAACCAGGATTCCCCACCACTGAGCGGTggtggtggaggaggaggaagagccTATGGTGGTCAGGATGGTGGATATAGCCAGGATGGAAGAGGTGGACGTGGCCGCGGAGGTGGAGGTGGCTTTGGAGGTCGAGGAGCGGGTGGGTTTGACAGAGGTGGTCGTGGAGGACCTCGTGGCAGAGGAGGAATGGG AATGGGCGATCGTGGAGGATTCAATAAGTTTGGTG GGCCCAGGGATCATGGAGCTGGTGGGCCCAATA tgcaggagCCGGATAACTCTGACAACAACACCATCTTTGTGCAAGGTCTTGGAGACAACTATACTGTGGACTCAGTTGCAGACTTCTTCAAACAGATCGGCATTATCAAG ATCAATAAGAAGACAGGATTGCCCATGATAAATCTTtatacagacagagagacagggAAGCTTAAAGGGGAGGCTACTGTTTCCTTTGATGACCCCCCTTCAGCAAAAGCAGCCATCGATTGGTTTGATG GTAAAGATTTTAATGGAAATCCAATCAAGGTGTCCTTCGCCACTCGCAGAGCTGAATTTGGACGCGGCGGTGGTGGCGGCGGCATGAGAG GGCCAATGGGCCGTGGGGGATTTGGAGGAGGCAGAGGTGGTGGTGGCTTCCCAGGCAACAATGGCGGTGGTGGCAGTGGTGGTGGTGGTAGCAGTGGTGGCCAGCAAAGAGCAGGAGATTGGAAATGTTCAAATCC AACATGCGGTAATTTGAACTTCTCATGGCGAAATGAGTGCAATCAGTGCAAGGCTCCCAAACCGGAAGGAAGTGGAGGAGGAATGTCACCGGTAGGAG GTGGTTTTGGTGGAGACCGGGGCAGAGGCGGTTTCGATCGAGGTGGTTTCCGTGGTCGTGGTGGTGATCGAGGGGGCTTCAGGGGAGGGAGGGGAGGTGACCGGGGAGGATTCGGACCCGGCAAGATGGACTCAAG gGGGGATCACAGGCATGACCGCAGAGACCGGCCTTACTAA
- the fus gene encoding RNA-binding protein FUS isoform X3, producing MASNDYAQTSSHGYGGYGGQSNQSYSQPPGQNYSQQSLGGYSQNSESSSAPYNQSGYGSNYGQSQSGYNQDSPPLSGGGGGGGRAYGGQDGGYSQDGRGGRGRGGGGGFGGRGAGGFDRGGRGGPRGRGGMGMGDRGGFNKFGGPRDHGAGGPNMQEPDNSDNNTIFVQGLGDNYTVDSVADFFKQIGIIKINKKTGLPMINLYTDRETGKLKGEATVSFDDPPSAKAAIDWFDGKDFNGNPIKVSFATRRAEFGRGGGGGGMRGGRGRGGPMGRGGFGGGRGGGGFPGNNGGGGSGGGGSSGGQQRAGDWKCSNPTCGNLNFSWRNECNQCKAPKPEGSGGGMSPVGGGFGGDRGRGGFDRGGFRGRGGDRGGFRGGRGGDRGGFGPGKMDSRGDHRHDRRDRPY from the exons ATGGCGTCAAATG ATTATGCTCAAACCTCAAGCCATGG TTATGGTGGTTATGGAGGACAGTCCAACCAGAGTTACAGTCAACCCCCTGGCCAAAACTACAGCCAGCAGAGCTTAGGAGGATACAGCCAAAACTCAGAGAGCAGCTCTGCTCCTTATAATCAGAGTGGATATGGCTCCAATTATGGACAGTCCCAGTCAG GTTACAACCAGGATTCCCCACCACTGAGCGGTggtggtggaggaggaggaagagccTATGGTGGTCAGGATGGTGGATATAGCCAGGATGGAAGAGGTGGACGTGGCCGCGGAGGTGGAGGTGGCTTTGGAGGTCGAGGAGCGGGTGGGTTTGACAGAGGTGGTCGTGGAGGACCTCGTGGCAGAGGAGGAATGGG AATGGGCGATCGTGGAGGATTCAATAAGTTTGGTG GGCCCAGGGATCATGGAGCTGGTGGGCCCAATA tgcaggagCCGGATAACTCTGACAACAACACCATCTTTGTGCAAGGTCTTGGAGACAACTATACTGTGGACTCAGTTGCAGACTTCTTCAAACAGATCGGCATTATCAAG ATCAATAAGAAGACAGGATTGCCCATGATAAATCTTtatacagacagagagacagggAAGCTTAAAGGGGAGGCTACTGTTTCCTTTGATGACCCCCCTTCAGCAAAAGCAGCCATCGATTGGTTTGATG GTAAAGATTTTAATGGAAATCCAATCAAGGTGTCCTTCGCCACTCGCAGAGCTGAATTTGGACGCGGCGGTGGTGGCGGCGGCATGAGAGGTGGTCGTGGTCGAGGAG GGCCAATGGGCCGTGGGGGATTTGGAGGAGGCAGAGGTGGTGGTGGCTTCCCAGGCAACAATGGCGGTGGTGGCAGTGGTGGTGGTGGTAGCAGTGGTGGCCAGCAAAGAGCAGGAGATTGGAAATGTTCAAATCC AACATGCGGTAATTTGAACTTCTCATGGCGAAATGAGTGCAATCAGTGCAAGGCTCCCAAACCGGAAGGAAGTGGAGGAGGAATGTCACCGGTAGGAG GTGGTTTTGGTGGAGACCGGGGCAGAGGCGGTTTCGATCGAGGTGGTTTCCGTGGTCGTGGTGGTGATCGAGGGGGCTTCAGGGGAGGGAGGGGAGGTGACCGGGGAGGATTCGGACCCGGCAAGATGGACTCAAG gGGGGATCACAGGCATGACCGCAGAGACCGGCCTTACTAA